Proteins from one Propionispora hippei DSM 15287 genomic window:
- the panB gene encoding 3-methyl-2-oxobutanoate hydroxymethyltransferase, giving the protein MSDKKITVSVIRERKLAGQAISMLTAYDYSMAVTLDRAGVDMLLVGDSLGNVVLGYDSTLPVTMEDMIHHGKAVCRGAKRALVVVDMPFMSYQVTVEAAVTNAGRIMKETGAQAVKVEGGEEMAEVVSAIVRAGIPVIAHIGLTPQSVHQLGGFKVQGKSQAAAQKLLNDARVLEKAGAFALVMECIPEALAQKVTQALQIATIGIGAGAGCDGQVLVINDLLGMCSGFTPRFVKKYANLERMISESVTAYIREIGEKQFPGPEHSFQLAEVELEKLY; this is encoded by the coding sequence ATGAGCGATAAAAAGATAACAGTAAGCGTGATCCGGGAACGGAAACTGGCGGGACAGGCCATTTCCATGTTGACAGCCTATGATTACAGCATGGCCGTCACCTTGGACCGGGCCGGTGTTGATATGCTGCTGGTCGGCGACTCGCTGGGCAATGTGGTGCTTGGCTATGACTCTACTTTGCCGGTAACTATGGAGGATATGATCCACCATGGCAAGGCTGTCTGCCGCGGCGCCAAACGGGCTTTGGTTGTCGTCGACATGCCGTTTATGTCCTATCAGGTGACCGTCGAGGCTGCGGTGACTAATGCCGGACGGATTATGAAGGAGACGGGAGCCCAGGCGGTAAAAGTGGAAGGCGGCGAGGAGATGGCCGAGGTTGTCAGTGCCATTGTTCGGGCCGGTATTCCGGTGATTGCCCATATCGGTCTAACCCCGCAGTCGGTGCACCAGTTGGGCGGTTTTAAGGTCCAGGGGAAGAGCCAGGCCGCCGCGCAAAAGCTGCTCAATGATGCACGGGTACTGGAAAAGGCGGGAGCCTTTGCTCTGGTTATGGAATGCATTCCGGAAGCTCTGGCCCAAAAAGTGACTCAAGCTTTGCAGATTGCGACGATTGGTATTGGCGCCGGTGCCGGTTGTGACGGACAAGTGCTGGTTATCAATGATTTATTGGGAATGTGCTCAGGCTTTACACCGAGGTTTGTCAAGAAATATGCCAATCTGGAGCGAATGATTAGCGAGTCGGTTACGGCCTATATCCGGGAGATTGGAGAAAAACAGTTTCCCGGGCCGGAACACAGTTTCCAGCTCGCTGAGGTAGAATTGGAAAAGCTTTATTAA
- the panC gene encoding pantoate--beta-alanine ligase, whose product MLIIESIADMRQFVRQAWAAGKTVGLVPTMGALHEGHLTLMRQACAACDVVVASIFVNPIQFGPKEDFAAYPRDLASDSEKAAAAGVAAIFHPSVAEMYPTGFSTYVRVEGITEKLCGRSRPGHFQGVTTVVNKLFHIVQPDKAFFGQKDAQQVLVLQRMVQDLNMDVSLEVVPIVREADGLAKSSRNVYLSPEERQAALVLSRSLAKAQQAVAAGECDVAVLRELVTEEIAAQPLATVDYVELYGYPGLEDIDRLSGRALLALAVKIGRTRLIDNCILEAKACF is encoded by the coding sequence ATGCTTATTATAGAATCAATTGCAGATATGCGACAATTTGTCAGACAGGCCTGGGCGGCCGGCAAGACGGTTGGTCTGGTGCCGACCATGGGAGCCCTGCATGAGGGGCATCTTACGTTGATGCGGCAGGCCTGTGCGGCCTGTGATGTGGTTGTGGCCAGTATCTTTGTCAATCCGATCCAGTTTGGGCCGAAAGAGGATTTTGCCGCCTATCCCCGTGATTTGGCCAGTGACAGTGAAAAAGCCGCCGCTGCCGGTGTGGCTGCTATTTTTCACCCGTCGGTGGCGGAAATGTATCCTACAGGTTTCAGCACGTACGTCCGGGTGGAGGGGATTACGGAAAAACTGTGCGGTCGTTCCCGGCCGGGTCATTTTCAGGGAGTGACAACGGTAGTTAATAAATTATTCCACATTGTTCAGCCCGACAAGGCCTTTTTCGGACAGAAGGATGCCCAGCAGGTACTGGTGTTGCAGCGAATGGTTCAGGATTTGAATATGGATGTTTCGTTGGAAGTAGTGCCCATTGTCCGCGAGGCGGACGGTTTGGCAAAAAGCTCCCGCAATGTATACCTGTCGCCAGAGGAACGACAGGCCGCCCTGGTGCTTTCCCGCAGTCTGGCCAAGGCGCAGCAGGCGGTAGCGGCCGGAGAATGCGATGTGGCGGTATTGAGGGAACTGGTCACAGAAGAAATTGCGGCACAGCCGCTGGCCACTGTCGACTATGTCGAGCTGTATGGCTATCCCGGCCTGGAGGATATCGACAGACTAAGTGGCAGGGCGCTATTGGCCCTGGCTGTTAAAATCGGTAGAACCCGGTTGATTGATAATTGTATTTTGGAGGCTAAGGCATGTTTTTAA
- the panD gene encoding aspartate 1-decarboxylase, with translation MFLTSLKAKIHCATVTEANLQYMGSVTIDEALLEAAGMYPNEKVQIVNNNNGSRLETYIIKGPRDSGVICLNGAAARLVQPGDKVIIIAYAMMSEAEFHSFSPAVVMVDGNNRLVEVRHGEVHGTTG, from the coding sequence ATGTTTTTAACATCATTGAAAGCAAAAATTCATTGCGCTACGGTAACGGAAGCTAATTTGCAGTATATGGGGAGCGTTACGATTGACGAGGCGCTGCTGGAAGCAGCCGGGATGTATCCCAATGAAAAGGTGCAAATCGTCAACAATAATAACGGCAGCCGGCTGGAAACCTATATAATCAAGGGCCCCCGGGATTCGGGTGTCATTTGCCTGAATGGCGCAGCAGCCCGTTTGGTACAGCCGGGGGACAAGGTCATTATTATCGCCTACGCCATGATGAGTGAGGCTGAATTTCATAGTTTCTCACCTGCTGTGGTTATGGTAGATGGCAATAACCGGCTTGTGGAGGTTCGCCACGGAGAAGTTCACGGGACTACCGGCTGA